A window from Purpureocillium takamizusanense chromosome 3, complete sequence encodes these proteins:
- the ATG4 gene encoding Cysteine protease atg4 (MEROPS:MER0013559~EggNog:ENOG503NVXP~COG:U~COG:Z~BUSCO:EOG09264B3O) has product MESAIAGAGLGRYRRIVQMFWDPEPVNDVVADQPAWCLGRSYRLSDKSVAGPAKGHDENENKDHDGNDTAHSSPRMGSHLLSPQAPKALISDLSAIASDTPPASSSASLLSSLAYEESTCDGSGGWPQGFLEDFGSRFWMTYRSEFAPIQRSTDPKATSSLSFSVRIMSQLSEHDGFSSDSGWGCMIRSGQGLLANTLSIIRLGRDWRRGEYLHEERLIVSLFADDPRAPYSIHRFVDHGAIACGKYPGEWFGPSATARCIQALVNTNDTSLRVYSTGDGPDVYENSFMKIAKPDGGGFHPTLILVGTRLGIDKITPVYWEALIASLQMPQSVGIAGGRPSSSHYFVGAQGQYLFYLDPHHTRPALPYHADTNQYTGDEIESCHTTRLRRIHIREVDPSMLIGFLIRSEEDWSDWRRCVKHVQGKAIIQVADCDPVTQAPLGQRRAAIDEVEPFSDEEDDGTISTV; this is encoded by the exons ATGGAGTCCGCTATTGCCGGCGCTGGACTTGGCCGCTATCGACGTATCGTACAGATGTTCTGGGACCCAGAGCCGGtcaacgacgtcgtcgcAGATCAGCCGGCATGGTGTCTCGGGCGGTCTTATAGGTTGTCTGATAAGTCCGTCGCTGGTCCTGCCAAAGGCCACGACGAGAACGAAAACAAAGACCACGACGGAAATGACACTGCCCACTCGAGCCCTCGAATGGGCTCGCACCTGCTATCTCCGCAGGCGCCGAAGGCTCTCATTTCCGATTTATCTGCTATAGCATCGGACACACCTCCCGCGTCATCATCGGCCAGCCTTTTGTCTTCACTCGCATACGAGGAGTCGACCTGTGATGGtagcggcggctggcctcAAGGCTTTCTCGAAGACTTCGGTTCCAGATTCTGGATGACGTACAGGTCCGAATTCGCCCCGATACAGAGGTCCACAGATCCCAAAGCGACATCATCGTTATCATTTTCTGTGCGTATTATGAGCCAACTTAGCGAGCATGACGGCTTCTCTTCAGATAGTGGATGGGGCTGCATGATCAGGTCCGGTCAGGGGCTCTTGGCCAACACACTGTCCATTATACGGCTCGGGAGAG ATTGGCGTCGGGGGGAATATTTGCACGAAGAACGCCTCATAGTCAGCCTCTTTGCTGATGACCCGCGTGCACCGTATTCCATACATCGTTTCGTTGACCACGGCGCTATTGCGTGTGGCAAGTATCCAGGAGAGTGGTTTGGTCCATCTGCGACAGCGCGGTGCATACA GGCTCTGGTAAATACAAACGACACAAGTCTTCGGGTGTACTCAACTGGCGACGGCCCCGACGTTTACGAGAATAGCTTCATGAAGATTGCAAAGCCGGATGGTGGTGGATTTCACCCGACGCTCATTCTCGTGGGGACTCGCCTCGGGATCGACAAAATAACACCAGTATACTGGGAGGCGCTTATCGCGTCCCTTCAAATGCCCCAGTCCGTTGGCATCGCTGG CGGTCGACCATCGTCCTCTCACTACTTCGTAGGCGCTCAAGGCCAGTATCTGTTCTACTTGGATCCCCACCACACACGGCCGGCCCTACCATATCACGCCGATACCAACCAATATACCGGTGACGAAATTGAGTCGTGCCACACCACTCGATTGCGCAGAATTCACATTCGGGAAGTCGACCCCAGCATGCTGATCGGCTTTCTTATTCGGAGCGAAGAGGATTGGTCGGACTGGAGACGGTGCGTAAAGCACGTCCAGGGGAAAGCCATCATCCAGGTTGCGGATTGCGACCCGGTAACGCAG